A single genomic interval of Musa acuminata AAA Group cultivar baxijiao chromosome BXJ3-4, Cavendish_Baxijiao_AAA, whole genome shotgun sequence harbors:
- the LOC103975550 gene encoding GTP-binding protein YPTM2, translating to MNPEYDYLFKLLLIGDSGVGKSCLLLRFADDSYLESYISTIGVDFKIRTVEQDGKTIKLQIWDTAGQERFRTITSSYYRGAHGIIIVYDVTDQESFNNVKQWLNEIDRYASDSVNKLLVGNKCDLTANRVVSYETAKAFADEIGIPFMETSAKNATNVEQAFMAMTADIKNRMASQPAMNSARPPTVQIRGQPVSQNTSCCSS from the exons ATGAATCCGGAATA TGATTATCTATTCAAACTTCTACTCATTGGAGATTCAGGTGTTGGCAAATCTTGTCTTCTCCTGAGATTTGCA GATGACTCATACTTGGAAAGTTACATCAGCACCATTGGAGTTGATTTT AAAATTCGCACTGTCGAGCAAGATGGAAAGACCATTAAACTTCAAATT TGGGATACTGCTGGGCAAGAGCGATTTAGGACAATTACAAGCAGCTACTATCGTGGTGCTCATGGTATTATT ATTGTCTACGATGTGACAGACCAAGAAAGCTTCAACAATGTAAAGCAATGGTTAAATGAGATTGACCGCTATGCGAGTGACAGCGTCAACAAGCTCCTGGTTGGGAACAAGTGTGATCTTACTGCAAACAGAGTGGTGTCCTATGAGACAGCTAAG GCATTTGCTGATGAAATTGGTATTCCATTCATGGAGACTAGCGCAAAAAATGCTACTAATGTAGAGCAGGCCTTCATGGCGATGACAGCAGACATAAAAAACAG GATGGCCAGCCAACCAGCCATGAACAGTGCCAGACCACCAACAGTTCAGATACGTGGGCAGCCTGTGAGCCAGAATACATCTTGCTGCTCTTCTTAA